One Suricata suricatta isolate VVHF042 chromosome 15, meerkat_22Aug2017_6uvM2_HiC, whole genome shotgun sequence DNA segment encodes these proteins:
- the PTP4A3 gene encoding protein tyrosine phosphatase type IVA 3, with the protein MSRMNRPAPVEVSYKSMRFLITHNPTNATLSTFIEDLKKYGATTVVRVCEVTYDKAPLEKDGITVVDWPFDDGAPPPGKVVEDWLSLLKAKFCDDPGSCVAVHCVAGLGRAPVLVALALIESGMKYEDAIQFIRQKRRGAINSKQLTYLEKYRPKQRLRFKEPHAHKTKCCVM; encoded by the exons ATGTCGCGGATGAACCGGCCCGCCCCCGTGGAGGTGAGCTACAAGAGCATGCGCTTCCTGATCACGCACAACCCCACTAACGCCACGCTCAGCACCTTCATCGAG gaCCTGAAGAAGTACGGGGCCACCACCGTGGTGCGCGTGTGTGAAGTGACCTACGACAAGGCGCCTCTGGAGAAGGACGGTATCACCGTGGTG GACTGGCCCTTTGACGACGGGGCGCCGCCCCCTGGGAAAGTGGTGGAGGACTGGCTGAGCCTGCTGAAGGCCAAGTTCTGCGATGACCCTGGCAGCTGTGTGGCCGTTCACTGCGTGGCCGGCCTGGGACG CGCTCCGGTCCTTGTGGCACTGGCCCTCATCGAGAGCGGGATGAAGTATGAAGATGCCATCCAGTTCATCCGCCA GAAGCGGCGTGGAGCCATCAACAGCAAACAGCTCACCTACCTGGAGAAATACCGGCCTAAGCAGAGACTGCGGTTCAAAGAGCCACATGCGCACAAGACCAAGTGCTGCGTCATGTAG